The proteins below are encoded in one region of Spirochaetota bacterium:
- the ftsA gene encoding cell division protein FtsA: MEDILVGLDIGTTKTCAVIGTMNQNNQVEVIGVGVTPSKGLKNGVIVNIDNTTSAIVKAIDEGELMAGYEVTDCIIGISGQHVKGQNSRGVVAVSSRNRTIATHDVKRVIEAAQAVVIPVDREIIHVLSKEFAVDDQIGIKDPIGMTGVRLEAEVHIVTGQTSGIQNMVKAVEKAGFQYRDIVFNPLAAADAVLSRDEMELGVALLDIGGGTIDIVVYMEGGVAYSTVLSIGGIHVTNDISIGLRTPIESAELIKKKYGCAVLDLVDPSEVVEVPSVGGRPPRKLLRQELTQIIEPRVAEMMEMVDRELTVSGKKEMLSAGIVLTGGGSMLDGSIEAAERVFNMPVRIGSPRDIAGLADRVATPQFAGAVGLLRYGLRMNQLRAGKLVPEKGGSVFGRLKKWLEEYL; encoded by the coding sequence ATGGAAGACATACTTGTAGGGCTGGACATAGGAACGACGAAGACCTGCGCGGTCATCGGCACCATGAACCAGAACAACCAGGTCGAGGTGATCGGCGTGGGCGTGACGCCGTCCAAGGGGCTCAAGAACGGCGTCATCGTGAACATCGACAACACCACCTCCGCCATCGTGAAGGCCATCGACGAGGGCGAGCTCATGGCCGGCTACGAGGTGACCGACTGCATCATCGGCATCAGCGGCCAGCACGTCAAGGGGCAGAATTCCCGCGGCGTGGTCGCGGTATCGAGCCGGAACCGGACCATCGCGACCCATGACGTGAAGCGGGTCATCGAGGCGGCCCAGGCGGTGGTGATACCGGTGGACCGCGAGATCATACACGTGCTTTCCAAGGAATTCGCCGTGGACGACCAGATCGGCATCAAGGACCCCATCGGCATGACCGGCGTGCGCCTCGAGGCGGAAGTGCACATCGTCACGGGCCAGACATCGGGGATACAGAACATGGTCAAGGCCGTCGAAAAGGCCGGGTTCCAGTACCGGGACATCGTCTTCAATCCGCTGGCGGCCGCTGACGCGGTCCTTTCCCGTGACGAGATGGAGCTGGGGGTCGCCCTGCTGGACATCGGCGGCGGCACCATAGACATCGTGGTGTACATGGAGGGCGGCGTGGCCTACTCGACGGTCCTTTCCATCGGCGGGATCCACGTCACCAACGACATATCAATCGGCCTGCGGACCCCCATCGAGTCCGCGGAGCTCATCAAGAAGAAATACGGCTGCGCGGTCCTCGACCTGGTCGACCCGTCCGAGGTGGTGGAAGTCCCCTCCGTGGGCGGACGGCCGCCGCGAAAGCTCCTCCGCCAGGAGCTCACGCAGATCATCGAGCCGAGGGTCGCGGAGATGATGGAGATGGTCGACCGGGAGCTCACGGTCTCCGGCAAGAAGGAGATGCTCTCCGCCGGGATCGTCCTGACCGGCGGCGGGAGCATGCTCGACGGGTCCATCGAGGCCGCCGAGCGCGTCTTCAACATGCCGGTGCGGATCGGATCGCCCCGGGACATCGCGGGCCTGGCGGACCGGGTGGCGACGCCGCAGTTCGCCGGCGCCGTGGGCCTTTTGCGATACGGTCTCAGGATGAACCAGTTGAGGGCGGGGAAGCTCGTCCCCGAGAAGGGGGGCAGCGTCTTCGGCAGGCTCAAGAAATGGCTGGAAGAGTATTTGTAG
- the ftsZ gene encoding cell division protein FtsZ produces the protein MFKLEEERPLSTVIKVVGVGGAGCNAVNRMIATGMEGVEFIVANTDAQQLRDSLAQVKIQIGTKLTRGLGAGADPSVGREAANEDRDKLHKALKGADMVFITAGMGGGTGTGAAPIVAEVAKELSALVVGVVTKPFRVEGKKRLSQAETGIANLKEKVDTLITIHNDLLLKIIDRRTPIEDAFKLADDILRQGVQGIADLIMVTGLVNVDFADVCTVMKETGDALMGVGIGTGENKALEATQQAINSPLLEETSIEGAKAVLINIAGGNDLSLHEVNEVTDVITRQVDPEANIIFGTTIDPALSDRVRVTVIATGFDRRRNMINRGGPQHSELRNGTSLTLIEGSQKAPEKRPTPAMQTFTLDYERKRARDYQTEDLDIPAFLRRGVE, from the coding sequence ATGTTTAAACTTGAAGAAGAAAGGCCTCTCAGCACAGTCATCAAGGTCGTCGGCGTAGGCGGAGCGGGGTGCAACGCGGTCAACAGGATGATCGCCACCGGCATGGAAGGAGTCGAGTTCATCGTCGCCAACACCGACGCGCAGCAGCTCAGGGACAGCCTGGCCCAGGTGAAGATCCAGATCGGGACGAAGCTCACCCGGGGCCTCGGCGCGGGAGCCGACCCGTCGGTCGGCCGCGAGGCGGCCAACGAGGACCGGGACAAGCTTCACAAGGCCCTCAAGGGAGCCGACATGGTCTTTATCACCGCCGGCATGGGGGGCGGCACCGGAACCGGCGCCGCGCCCATCGTGGCCGAAGTGGCCAAGGAGCTCTCCGCACTGGTGGTGGGCGTGGTCACCAAGCCCTTCAGGGTGGAAGGGAAGAAGCGCCTCTCCCAGGCGGAAACGGGCATCGCCAACCTGAAGGAGAAGGTCGACACCCTCATCACCATCCACAATGATCTTTTACTTAAAATCATCGACCGTCGCACTCCCATCGAGGACGCCTTCAAGCTCGCCGACGACATTTTACGGCAGGGCGTGCAGGGAATCGCGGACCTGATCATGGTCACCGGCCTGGTCAATGTCGACTTCGCCGACGTGTGCACCGTCATGAAGGAGACCGGCGACGCCCTCATGGGCGTGGGCATCGGCACGGGCGAGAACAAGGCCCTGGAGGCTACCCAGCAGGCCATCAACAGCCCGCTCCTGGAGGAGACCAGCATCGAGGGGGCCAAGGCGGTCCTCATCAACATCGCCGGCGGCAACGACCTCTCCCTCCACGAGGTGAACGAGGTCACCGACGTCATCACCCGCCAGGTGGACCCGGAGGCTAACATCATCTTCGGCACCACCATCGACCCGGCCCTTTCGGACAGGGTGCGCGTCACCGTCATCGCCACCGGCTTCGACCGGCGCCGCAACATGATCAACCGCGGCGGTCCCCAGCACTCCGAGCTGCGCAACGGCACCTCCCTCACCCTCATCGAGGGGAGCCAGAAGGCGCCGGAGAAGCGGCCGACCCCTGCCATGCAGACCTTCACCCTCGACTACGAGCGGAAGCGCGCGCGGGATTACCAGACCGAGGATCTGGACATCCCGGCCTTCCTGCGCCGCGGCGTCGAGTAG
- a CDS encoding phosphotransferase has translation MDIGADESIRSFLKGALGGFSSLEPLAGDASTRRYWRVRMNGHTWVLCQDPAFAGVAETQYPFMVVYDLLKDSVPVPEIRAVDNGPGLLLIQDLGDDLLEYCYPLYDEDAMRRIYQTCVENLFSIQMIREKGSAPFSLSFNVEKLMFEFDFFIEHALGGYYRAPLSGHDRETLRSEFLSIAGSLDCPEHFVLAHRDYHSRNLIVFNDIPYIIDFQDARMGLPQYDLVSLLRDSYITLNEGVFEYLKNYYYEGGKEMDIHAMGRDEFNYYFDLMAFQRNVKALGTFGYQVSVKGNSRYERYFRPTADYLGDYAGRQEKLGGAWRILRNYLNGR, from the coding sequence ATGGATATCGGGGCAGATGAATCGATCCGGTCCTTTCTCAAAGGGGCCCTGGGCGGATTCTCCTCCCTGGAGCCCCTGGCCGGCGACGCCTCCACCCGCCGGTACTGGCGGGTCCGGATGAACGGCCACACCTGGGTCCTCTGTCAAGATCCGGCGTTCGCCGGCGTGGCGGAGACCCAATACCCCTTCATGGTGGTATACGATCTTCTGAAAGATTCGGTGCCGGTGCCCGAGATCCGCGCCGTGGACAACGGGCCGGGGCTCCTGCTTATCCAGGACCTCGGCGACGATCTTCTCGAGTATTGCTATCCCCTCTACGACGAGGACGCGATGCGGCGTATCTATCAGACTTGCGTTGAAAACCTCTTTTCGATTCAGATGATACGGGAGAAGGGCTCCGCGCCCTTCTCCCTTTCTTTTAACGTGGAAAAGCTCATGTTCGAATTCGATTTTTTTATCGAACATGCCCTCGGCGGTTATTACCGGGCGCCCCTTTCCGGCCATGACCGGGAAACCCTCCGTTCAGAGTTCCTGTCCATAGCCGGGTCCCTGGACTGTCCCGAGCATTTCGTCCTGGCCCACCGCGACTACCATTCCCGGAACCTCATCGTCTTCAACGATATCCCCTATATCATCGATTTCCAGGACGCGCGCATGGGGCTCCCCCAGTATGACCTGGTGTCCCTGCTCAGGGACTCCTACATCACGCTCAACGAAGGCGTCTTCGAATATCTGAAGAACTACTACTACGAGGGAGGAAAGGAGATGGACATCCACGCCATGGGCCGCGACGAGTTCAACTACTACTTCGACCTCATGGCCTTCCAGCGCAACGTCAAGGCCCTGGGCACCTTCGGGTACCAGGTTTCCGTGAAAGGGAACTCCCGGTACGAGCGCTATTTCAGGCCCACGGCGGACTACCTGGGCGATTACGCAGGGCGGCAGGAAAAGCTCGGCGGTGCCTGGCGCATACTCCGCAATTACCTGAACGGCAGGTAA
- a CDS encoding ankyrin repeat domain-containing protein, with product MQGTIKEAVTAILLAGVLCAAGCAGTQGKDKSAALTKELWNAVCSQGNDKVIAELIRKGANVRYAENGLPLINKAVSCKVKVDRIKTLLDAGADINSVNHAQESVLMFAVDYDQPELVKYLLERGANIHQRNEFGANALSWAQDRINKRELNMYLRNAGLASMGYGFVKAKSGLWLRAQPSRKSDNFILVPHNERVDYIMMMPGSRETIDGINNYWYKVRYKGSDGYVFGGYLGRDPN from the coding sequence ATGCAAGGAACAATCAAGGAAGCAGTAACGGCCATACTCCTGGCGGGCGTCCTGTGCGCCGCCGGCTGCGCCGGTACCCAGGGAAAGGATAAATCGGCCGCGCTCACAAAAGAGCTCTGGAACGCCGTCTGTTCCCAGGGGAACGACAAGGTGATCGCCGAGCTGATCAGGAAAGGGGCGAACGTGCGCTACGCGGAAAACGGGCTGCCCCTCATCAACAAGGCCGTGTCGTGCAAGGTGAAGGTCGACAGGATCAAAACGCTCCTGGACGCCGGCGCCGACATCAATTCGGTCAACCACGCACAGGAATCGGTCCTCATGTTCGCCGTCGACTATGACCAGCCCGAGCTGGTGAAGTACCTGCTCGAAAGGGGCGCCAACATCCACCAGCGCAACGAGTTTGGCGCGAACGCCCTGTCCTGGGCGCAGGACCGCATCAACAAGCGGGAGCTGAACATGTACCTCCGGAACGCCGGGCTGGCCAGCATGGGATACGGGTTCGTGAAGGCTAAAAGCGGCCTCTGGCTCAGGGCGCAGCCGAGCCGGAAATCGGACAACTTCATCCTGGTCCCCCACAACGAGAGGGTCGACTATATCATGATGATGCCCGGATCGCGGGAGACCATCGACGGCATTAACAACTACTGGTACAAGGTGCGCTACAAGGGGAGCGACGGGTACGTTTTCGGCGGATACCTGGGCCGGGACCCGAACTGA